Proteins encoded within one genomic window of Rhinolophus sinicus isolate RSC01 linkage group LG14, ASM3656204v1, whole genome shotgun sequence:
- the TCF24 gene encoding transcription factor 24, with amino-acid sequence MDRCGPACSPLIASSEPAPPASATRDSSPGRTGPGPAGPGGGARSGGGRPAAANAARERSRVQTLRHAFLELQRTLPSVPPDTKLSKLDVLLLATTYIAHLTRSLQDDSEAPADPGLGALRGDGYLHPVKKWPMRSRLYIGATGQFLKHSVSGEKANHSTAPTDSQP; translated from the exons ATGGACCGCTGCGGCCCGGCCTGCAGCCCCCTGATCGCCAGCAGCGAACCCGCGCCCCCGGCCTCCGCCACCCGCGACTCGAGCCCGGGGAGGACCGGGCCAGGGCCGGCGGGCCCGGGCGGAGGAGCGCGCTCCGGGGGAGGGCGGCCGGCGGCAGCGAACGCCGCGCGGGAGCGCAGCCGAGTGCAGACTCTGCGGCACGCCTTCCTGGAGCTGCAGCGCACGCTGCCGTCCGTGCCACCCGACACCAAGCTGTCCAAGCTGGACGTGCTGCTGCTGGCCACCACCTACATCGCGCACCTCACCCGAAGCCTGCAGGACGACTCCGAGGCGCCGGCGGACCCCGGGCTGGGCGCCCTGCGCGGCGACGGCTACCTGCACCCTGTCAAA aagtGGCCCATGAGATCAAGATTATACATTGGTGCTACTGGACAGTTTCTGAAGCATTCCGTCTCTGGAGAAAAAGCAAATCATAGCACTGCTCCAACAGACTCACAGCCTTAG